A stretch of Oncorhynchus mykiss isolate Arlee chromosome 12, USDA_OmykA_1.1, whole genome shotgun sequence DNA encodes these proteins:
- the LOC110485297 gene encoding NACHT, LRR and PYD domains-containing protein 3 produces the protein MSLSGEREGDPASKMRLSGEHDTTAKSPIKQERPASPVPSGLSMKSDWSMGVPIMFREGDFSTGQRNQQERLESEVLSGQSSQSHQTDLASIFSLLEENIMTFMKNELKMFKRILSPELPQGFESQKQDKEVVDAEDEKHESSAREGALKITLHILRKMNQKELADTLEKNELAVICQRELKSNLKKKFQCVFEGIAKQGNPTLLNKIYTELYITEGGTGEVNNEHELRQIETTIRKQARPETAIKCNDIFKPLTGQDKLIRTVLTKGVAGIGKTVSVQKFILDWAEGKANQDVQFVFSFPFRELNLMKEKKHTLIELLNYFSMETKQSRISNYDKYKVLFIFDGLDECRLPLDFQNNKMCCDITKSNSVDVLLTNLIKGNLLPSALLWITTRPAAANKIPSECVDQVTEVRGFNDPQKEEYF, from the exons atgagtctctctggggagagagagggggaccctgcctctaaaatgagaCTCTCTGGGGAACATGACACCACAGCTAAAAG tccaatcaagcaggagagaccagcctcACCTGTGCCCAGCGGTCTGTCCATGAAGAGTGACTGGTCTATGGGTGTACCTATAATGTTTAGAGAGGGAGACTTTTCAACTGGACAAAG AAACCAACAGGAGAGATTAGAGTCAGAGGTTCTCAGTGGTCAGTCTTCCCAGAGTCATCAAACAGACCTGGCCTCTATATTCAGT ttgcttGAAGAGAATATTATGACATTTATGAAGAACGAGCTGAAGATGTTCAAGAGGATTCTTAGTCCAGAACTCCCACAAGGCTTTGAGAGTCAGAAGCAGGATAAGGAAGTGGTGGATGCTGAAGATGAGAAGCATGAGAGCagtgccagagagggggctctgaagatcacactgcacatcctgaggaaaatgaaccagaaggagcttgctgacacactggagaaaa ATGAACTTGCTGTGATTTGCCAACGTGAACTCAAATCTAATCTAAAGAAGAAGTTTCAATGTGTATTTGAGGGGATCGCTAAACAaggaaacccaacacttctcaataagatctacacagagctctacatcacagagggtggaacaggagaggtcaataatgaacatgagctgagacagattgagacaacaatcaggaaacaagcaagaccagagactgcaatcaaatgtaacgacatcttcaaacccttaactggacaagacaaacttatcagaactgtgctgacaaagggagttgctggcattggaaaaacagtctctgtgcagaagttcattctggactgggctgaaggaaaagcaaatcaggatgtccaatttgtattttcattcccttttcgggagctgaatttgatgaaagagAAAAAGCACACTTTGATTGAACTTCTCAATTACTTCTCAATGGAAACCAAACAATCAAGGATCTCCAATTATGACAAGTAcaaagttctgttcatctttgatggtctggatgagtgtCGACTGCCCCTAGACTTCCAGAACAACAAGATGTGTTGTGACATCACAAAGTCAAACTCAGTGGATGTTCTGCTGACAAATCTCATCAAGGGAAAcctgcttccctctgctctcctctggataactacccgacctgcagcagccaataagatcccttcagagtgtgttgaccaggtgacagaggtacgagggttcaatgacccacagaaggaggagtacttc
- the LOC118937855 gene encoding stonustoxin subunit beta-like: MKPGLRKYACDLTLDPNTVNRLLSLSEENRKVTCRRQERRYPVHPDRFEDCEQVLCSEGLTGRCYWEVEWSGGGAVMGVTYKGIKRRGEGIDCGIGYNDKSWSLVCSDCSYKACHNNNHTTIDVHSSSSHRVGVYLDWPAGTLSFYRVSSDTLTHLYTFYTTFTEPLYPGFRVYDVTSSVSLCQVVTVSNTT; encoded by the exons ATGAAACCTGGCCttagaaaat ATGCCTGTGATCTCACACTGGACCCGAACACAGTAAAcagactcctctctctgtctgaggagaacagaaaggtgacatgtAGGAGACAGGAGCGACGGTATCCTGTTCACCCAGATAGATTTGAGGACTGTGAACAGGTGCTGTGTAGCGAGGGTCTGActgggcgctgttactgggaggtagagtggagtgggggaggggctgttatgggagtgacatataaaggaatcaaaaggagaggagagggcattgACTGTGGGATTGGATACAATGACAAGTCCTGGAGTCTGGTCTGCTCTGACTGCAGTTACAAGGCCTGTCACAATAATAATCACACTACCATAGACGTCCACTCATCCAGCtcccacagagtaggagtgtatctggactggccagccggcactctgtccttctacagagtctcctctgacacactgacccacctgtACACATTCTACACCACATTCAccgagcccctctatccaggttTTAGGGTTTATGATGTTACCTCCTCAGTGTCCCTTTGTCAAGTGGTCACTGTGTCAAACACAACATGA